A genome region from Natronobeatus ordinarius includes the following:
- a CDS encoding glycosyltransferase: protein MEVLTLTANADAPFMTQQLAALERRGVSFSTLSVPGEIDETTSRDPADYLRFFPQVLGESRNGYDLVHAHYGTTAPMALAQLRLPVVLSLWGSDLHGPVSPVSRACARVCDEVVVMSPEMRDVLGRACTVIPDGVDLERFAPTSQSAARAAVGWAADEYHVLFPYSPERELKNYPRARRVVDAVDGMLERPVRLQTVYGVDHDAVSDYMNAADALLLTSHSEGSPNSVKEALACNLPVVAVDVGDVRERLAGVSPSRVATSNRELVTGLAEVLESGERSNGREAVREVSLDRTTGRLLEVYERVA, encoded by the coding sequence ATGGAGGTCCTCACGCTCACGGCGAACGCCGACGCGCCGTTTATGACTCAGCAGCTGGCCGCCCTCGAGCGACGCGGCGTCTCGTTCTCGACGCTTTCGGTCCCCGGAGAGATCGACGAGACGACCTCGCGCGACCCTGCCGACTACCTCCGCTTTTTCCCCCAGGTGCTCGGCGAGTCCCGCAACGGCTACGACCTGGTCCACGCCCACTACGGCACGACCGCCCCGATGGCGCTGGCCCAGCTTCGGCTCCCGGTGGTCCTCTCGCTGTGGGGCTCTGACCTCCACGGCCCCGTCTCACCCGTCAGCCGCGCCTGTGCCCGCGTTTGCGACGAGGTCGTCGTCATGTCGCCGGAGATGCGCGACGTCCTCGGCCGGGCGTGTACGGTGATTCCAGACGGGGTCGACCTCGAGCGGTTCGCGCCGACCTCGCAGTCGGCGGCGCGAGCGGCCGTCGGCTGGGCGGCCGACGAGTACCACGTTCTGTTTCCCTACTCGCCCGAACGCGAGCTGAAAAACTACCCGCGGGCGAGACGCGTGGTCGACGCCGTCGACGGGATGCTCGAGCGTCCCGTGCGCTTACAGACCGTCTACGGCGTCGACCACGACGCCGTCTCGGACTACATGAACGCCGCCGACGCGCTCTTGTTGACCTCACACAGCGAGGGATCGCCAAACTCCGTGAAGGAAGCGCTCGCGTGCAACCTCCCCGTCGTCGCCGTCGACGTCGGTGACGTGCGCGAACGCCTCGCCGGCGTCTCGCCCTCGCGGGTCGCCACGTCGAACCGGGAGCTGGTGACGGGGCTCGCCGAGGTGCTCGAGTCGGGCGAGCGATCGAACGGCCGGGAGGCTGTCCGGGAGGTGAGCCTCGACCGAACCACGGGTCGGCTGCTCGAGGTGTACGAACGGGTCGCCTGA
- a CDS encoding NAD-dependent epimerase/dehydratase family protein: MPDIAITGATGNVGREAIEAFPDHELTLFSRSEYDDLETTLLDIRNREEFVDALSDEDVLIHLAANPSPDAAWDDVSEPNIEGVYNAFEAAHRNDLERVVFASSNHAVNMGNVTSPVRPETTEGQPAVVRPDDPPKPDTYYGVTKVFGEAMGYYYAKRHGLEVVNLRIGWLLTRDDLRWVCDERDGAGERFARAMWLSPEDCRRVIHAAATATLDGPIVTAHGISRNADRFLSLTETTLALDYRPQDDSSAVLDDARGGRTGLDSP; encoded by the coding sequence ATGCCCGACATCGCGATCACCGGTGCGACCGGAAACGTCGGACGGGAGGCGATCGAGGCGTTTCCCGACCACGAGCTGACGCTCTTCTCGCGCAGCGAGTACGACGACCTCGAGACGACGCTCCTCGACATCAGAAACCGCGAGGAGTTCGTCGACGCGCTCTCGGACGAGGACGTCCTGATCCACCTCGCGGCGAACCCCTCGCCGGACGCCGCGTGGGACGACGTCTCCGAACCGAATATCGAGGGCGTCTACAACGCGTTCGAGGCCGCCCACCGGAACGACCTCGAGCGGGTCGTCTTCGCGAGTTCGAACCACGCGGTCAACATGGGCAACGTCACCTCGCCGGTCCGCCCGGAGACGACCGAGGGACAGCCGGCCGTCGTCAGACCCGACGATCCGCCGAAGCCGGACACCTACTACGGCGTCACCAAGGTCTTCGGCGAGGCGATGGGCTACTACTACGCGAAGCGCCACGGCCTCGAGGTGGTGAACCTGCGCATCGGCTGGCTGCTCACCCGCGACGACCTGCGATGGGTCTGTGACGAACGCGACGGCGCCGGCGAACGGTTCGCCCGCGCGATGTGGCTGAGCCCCGAGGACTGTCGGCGGGTCATCCACGCCGCAGCGACGGCAACGCTCGACGGTCCCATCGTGACCGCCCACGGCATCTCGCGCAACGCCGACCGATTCCTCTCGCTGACCGAAACGACCCTCGCTCTCGATTACCGCCCACAGGACGACTCGAGCGCGGTGCTCGACGACGCGAGGGGCGGGCGAACAGGACTCGACTCGCCGTGA
- a CDS encoding DUF7535 family protein — protein sequence MTRTVSTPTGYGPNLQMSILGYIVAIGVAIVLLPLLPFIVLLWLYFKLTDSSDES from the coding sequence ATGACCAGAACCGTGAGCACTCCGACGGGGTACGGGCCGAACCTCCAGATGTCGATCCTCGGCTACATCGTCGCGATCGGCGTCGCGATCGTGCTGTTGCCACTGTTGCCGTTTATCGTCCTGCTCTGGCTCTACTTCAAGCTGACCGACTCGAGCGACGAATCGTAG
- a CDS encoding glutathione S-transferase family protein: MNMLVDGEWRTDAYEATTEEGAFERGETPFRDWVRDAPDARFRPEADRYHLYVSDACPWAHRTLIVRSLLGLEDAISVSVVDPYRGEGGWQFTPEKDGCTRDHVHDADFLRELYVRADPDATCRVTVPVLWDRNTDTIVNNESREIMRLFTTAFEGIATRDVDLSPEDDREEIDRILEEIYEPINNGVYRAGFATEQEPYDEAVDDLFDALDHWNEVLADRRYLAGDRLTEADVAMFTTLVRFDTVYHTHFMCNVQYVREYDHLWPYLRDLYQTPGVAETMRMDHIKEHYYTTHPSVNPHRIVARGPDLAFDAPHDRDELPGEPPRALLEAA; the protein is encoded by the coding sequence ATGAACATGCTCGTCGACGGCGAGTGGCGAACCGACGCCTACGAGGCCACGACCGAGGAGGGGGCGTTCGAGCGCGGGGAGACGCCGTTCCGCGACTGGGTTCGAGACGCTCCGGACGCGCGATTTCGACCCGAGGCCGACCGGTACCACCTCTACGTCTCCGACGCCTGCCCGTGGGCGCACCGCACGCTGATCGTCCGGTCGCTGCTCGGCCTCGAGGACGCTATCTCGGTCTCGGTCGTCGACCCGTACCGCGGCGAGGGCGGCTGGCAGTTCACCCCGGAGAAGGACGGCTGTACGCGCGATCACGTTCACGACGCCGACTTCCTGCGCGAGCTGTACGTCCGCGCCGATCCCGATGCGACCTGCCGAGTGACTGTGCCCGTCCTCTGGGACAGGAACACGGACACGATCGTCAACAACGAGTCCCGCGAGATCATGCGGCTGTTCACCACGGCGTTCGAGGGGATCGCCACACGGGACGTCGACCTCTCCCCCGAGGACGACCGCGAGGAGATCGATCGGATCCTCGAGGAAATCTACGAACCGATCAACAACGGCGTCTACCGGGCTGGTTTCGCCACCGAACAGGAGCCCTACGACGAGGCGGTCGACGACCTCTTCGACGCCCTGGACCACTGGAACGAGGTGCTCGCCGATCGGCGCTACCTCGCGGGCGACCGCCTCACCGAGGCCGACGTAGCGATGTTCACCACCCTCGTCCGATTCGACACCGTCTACCACACCCACTTCATGTGTAACGTCCAGTACGTCAGGGAGTACGACCACCTCTGGCCGTACCTCCGCGACCTCTACCAGACGCCCGGCGTCGCCGAGACGATGCGCATGGACCACATCAAAGAACACTACTACACCACCCACCCGAGCGTCAACCCCCACCGGATCGTCGCCCGCGGCCCCGACCTCGCGTTCGACGCCCCCCACGACCGCGACGAACTTCCCGGAGAGCCGCCGCGTGCGCTGCTCGAGGCGGCGTGA
- a CDS encoding DUF63 family protein, translating to MDEFIDRVGPVRLWVAVVVLLVAALFLGVLLDPQRVYVEFIWQYYWGPVVADANGWGCVAWADGAQVNCADAPADAGPTASPGYTFVSYAGYIPTLLLLLVGIYFVIQWLDIDRYRAGFYGLFPFMLFGGALRTVEDANVAAFRETGEMAITLPWSALLISPFIYVTVALFTLLALVVAVWLERRDYVPGYEYPLAGIGTVALLATIALLASLSSVGSLGFFPLISVATLGGATVVTAVTWVLLERFSPKTNRGTRYMGIVVIWAHTVDGIANLIGLDYATAFGWPYNLSPKHPINAAIVDTFGTAWPFVFLKIVAAVVIIRLFDEEFFDESPRFAILLMITVVAVGLGPGTRDMLRATFGV from the coding sequence ATGGACGAGTTCATCGACCGGGTCGGGCCGGTTCGGCTCTGGGTCGCGGTCGTCGTGCTCCTCGTGGCTGCGCTCTTCCTCGGCGTGTTGCTGGACCCACAGCGGGTGTACGTCGAGTTTATCTGGCAGTACTACTGGGGCCCCGTCGTCGCCGACGCCAACGGCTGGGGCTGCGTCGCCTGGGCCGACGGCGCGCAGGTCAACTGTGCGGACGCGCCGGCCGACGCCGGGCCGACCGCCTCGCCGGGCTACACGTTCGTCTCCTACGCCGGCTACATCCCCACGCTGTTGTTGCTCCTGGTGGGGATCTACTTCGTCATCCAGTGGCTCGACATCGACCGCTACCGCGCGGGCTTTTACGGACTGTTCCCGTTCATGCTGTTCGGCGGCGCGCTCCGAACCGTCGAGGACGCCAACGTCGCGGCGTTCCGGGAGACCGGCGAGATGGCGATCACCTTGCCGTGGTCTGCACTGCTGATCAGCCCATTCATCTACGTCACCGTCGCCCTGTTCACCCTGCTCGCGCTGGTCGTCGCCGTCTGGCTCGAGCGACGCGACTACGTCCCCGGCTACGAGTATCCGCTGGCTGGTATCGGGACGGTCGCGCTCCTGGCGACGATCGCGCTGCTTGCCTCGCTCTCGAGCGTCGGGAGCCTCGGCTTTTTCCCCCTGATCTCGGTCGCTACCCTCGGCGGGGCGACGGTCGTCACTGCGGTGACGTGGGTACTGCTCGAGCGCTTCTCTCCGAAGACCAACCGCGGCACCAGATATATGGGGATCGTGGTGATCTGGGCACACACCGTCGACGGGATCGCGAACCTCATCGGCCTCGACTACGCGACGGCCTTTGGCTGGCCGTACAACCTCTCGCCGAAACACCCGATCAACGCGGCGATCGTCGACACCTTCGGCACGGCGTGGCCGTTCGTCTTTCTCAAGATCGTCGCCGCCGTCGTCATCATCCGGCTCTTCGACGAGGAGTTCTTCGATGAGAGTCCGCGGTTCGCCATCCTGCTCATGATCACCGTCGTCGCCGTCGGCCTCGGCCCCGGCACCCGGGACATGCTCCGGGCGACGTTCGGCGTCTGA
- a CDS encoding Lrp/AsnC family transcriptional regulator — protein sequence MELDDTDREILRILQENARTPFSEIARQIEMSSATAHDRVRRLEEAGVIEGYHASVEPRAVGYGISAFVGLRVEQGRSEDALERLGELDGVQEVHMTTGEWDVMMRVYAEDADALRELMFEHVANVDGFSRSQTMVILGTSYESRQLSI from the coding sequence ATGGAACTCGACGACACCGATCGGGAGATCCTCCGGATTCTCCAGGAGAACGCCCGGACGCCGTTCAGCGAGATCGCTCGACAGATCGAGATGTCGAGTGCGACCGCTCACGATCGCGTCCGTCGACTCGAGGAAGCCGGCGTGATCGAGGGCTACCACGCGTCGGTCGAGCCACGGGCGGTCGGCTACGGTATCTCGGCGTTCGTCGGCCTCCGCGTCGAGCAGGGTCGATCCGAGGACGCCCTCGAGCGACTCGGTGAACTCGACGGCGTCCAGGAGGTCCACATGACGACGGGCGAGTGGGACGTCATGATGCGCGTCTACGCCGAGGATGCCGACGCCCTGCGCGAACTCATGTTCGAGCACGTCGCTAACGTCGACGGCTTCTCTCGCTCACAGACGATGGTGATCCTGGGAACGAGCTACGAGAGTCGACAGCTCTCGATCTGA
- a CDS encoding PAS domain-containing protein, whose product MTDLSDLPSLTVLYVTSDTAHAREITRELHAIAGFDVHTVATAADALECLATGADVDCVLSDAALPDRDGIALLGAVRAIDGHLPFVLYPRERSIPHLRRVLSASATAYLQREADPTHVTELAIRIQNLVRSHRTERLLNERVKELETIHRLMKLLTGANWPDEEVLADVVALISDAFQYPEQTAVRLVVGETTVCTDGFEVTTDTLKSDGETATGIGIELEVGYLEERPPEDEGPFLTEERELLEMTVLLLTGCLDRRSYIDGLAESERQFHRLAENVREIVWICGPEKEELYYVNRAYEAVWGRSIESLYQQPSSFFTAVHPEDRARVERAIADQATGAYDEEYRIVRPDGEVRWVHDRAVPVRDDDGKVYRIVGLTADVTERKEREQQLAIFDRVLRHNLRNELNVILGNAEQIVAEADGQLATAGDAIVTASERLLELATKQRFVARVIAKPRASQPQDLEEVLARVVTEFQERYPDSMIELDVGPTEPVTTTPHLEVAVRELVDNALRHSDREEPLARVEATAAADGLEIRVIDDGPGIPVDEREFLTTGQAENALLHGSGMGLWLVHWIVTYAGGRLSFGENEPRGSIVTISLPQKEVERTHAASRDAG is encoded by the coding sequence ATGACTGATCTCTCAGATTTGCCGTCACTCACGGTCCTCTACGTGACGAGTGATACGGCACACGCACGGGAGATCACCCGGGAGCTACACGCGATTGCCGGATTCGACGTGCACACCGTCGCAACTGCTGCCGACGCACTCGAGTGCCTCGCTACGGGTGCCGACGTCGACTGTGTACTGAGCGACGCGGCGTTGCCAGACCGTGATGGAATCGCCCTCCTCGGGGCGGTTCGAGCGATCGACGGACACCTCCCGTTCGTTCTGTATCCCAGAGAGCGTTCTATCCCGCACCTGAGGCGGGTGCTGTCGGCGTCTGCGACGGCGTATCTGCAACGCGAGGCTGATCCGACACACGTCACCGAACTCGCGATACGGATCCAGAATCTCGTCAGGAGTCACCGGACTGAACGGCTGCTCAACGAACGGGTGAAAGAACTCGAGACGATTCATCGCCTGATGAAACTCCTGACTGGGGCCAACTGGCCCGACGAGGAGGTCCTGGCCGACGTAGTAGCCCTCATCTCGGATGCGTTCCAGTACCCCGAGCAGACGGCGGTCCGGCTCGTCGTCGGGGAGACGACCGTCTGCACCGATGGCTTCGAGGTGACCACCGACACGCTCAAAAGCGACGGTGAGACGGCTACCGGGATTGGGATCGAACTCGAGGTGGGCTACCTCGAGGAGCGACCTCCCGAAGACGAGGGCCCGTTTCTCACCGAAGAGCGCGAGTTGCTCGAGATGACGGTCCTGCTCTTGACCGGGTGTCTCGACCGGCGGTCGTACATCGACGGGTTGGCAGAGAGCGAGCGACAGTTCCATCGGCTGGCGGAAAACGTTCGCGAGATCGTCTGGATCTGCGGTCCCGAGAAGGAGGAACTGTACTACGTCAATCGCGCTTACGAGGCCGTCTGGGGGCGATCGATCGAGTCGCTGTATCAGCAGCCGTCGTCGTTTTTCACGGCGGTCCATCCGGAAGATCGAGCGCGAGTTGAACGTGCGATCGCCGATCAGGCTACTGGTGCCTACGACGAGGAGTATCGGATCGTCCGGCCGGACGGCGAGGTTCGGTGGGTGCACGACCGTGCCGTCCCAGTTCGAGACGACGATGGGAAGGTGTACCGGATCGTCGGTCTCACTGCGGACGTCACCGAGCGAAAGGAACGCGAACAGCAGCTTGCGATTTTCGACCGCGTGTTGCGTCACAATCTTCGCAACGAACTGAACGTGATTCTCGGCAACGCAGAACAGATCGTCGCCGAAGCTGATGGTCAGCTCGCCACCGCCGGCGATGCGATCGTCACAGCCAGTGAACGGCTGTTAGAGCTGGCCACCAAACAGCGGTTCGTCGCCAGGGTGATTGCGAAGCCTCGTGCTTCACAACCGCAAGACCTCGAGGAGGTGCTCGCCCGGGTCGTCACCGAGTTTCAAGAGCGCTATCCGGACTCGATGATCGAGCTGGACGTTGGGCCAACCGAGCCCGTGACGACGACGCCGCATCTGGAGGTCGCGGTCAGGGAGCTGGTCGACAATGCGCTCCGGCACAGCGACCGCGAGGAACCACTGGCCAGGGTCGAGGCGACTGCTGCTGCGGATGGGCTCGAGATCCGGGTGATAGACGACGGGCCTGGAATTCCGGTGGACGAACGCGAGTTCTTGACCACGGGTCAGGCGGAGAACGCGTTACTCCACGGGAGCGGGATGGGACTGTGGCTCGTCCACTGGATCGTGACCTACGCCGGTGGGCGGCTCTCGTTCGGCGAAAACGAGCCGCGCGGGAGCATCGTGACGATTTCACTGCCACAGAAGGAAGTCGAACGAACGCACGCAGCCTCTCGCGACGCCGGCTGA
- a CDS encoding PEP/pyruvate-binding domain-containing protein — MQLTGGEGANLTKLLSAGLPVPDGFCVTTAVYDELVDDEEIVAMIDDLEATGTTDTETLGERAAALRDAVRATELPTDVESSIESQLEPDVSYVARSSATAEDLPTASFAGQHSTVLEVIPPRRRA; from the coding sequence TTGCAACTCACTGGAGGAGAGGGTGCGAATCTCACCAAACTCCTCTCGGCCGGGCTTCCCGTTCCGGACGGCTTCTGTGTGACGACGGCTGTCTACGACGAACTCGTCGACGACGAGGAGATCGTCGCGATGATCGACGACCTCGAGGCCACAGGTACAACCGATACTGAGACGTTGGGAGAGCGGGCGGCTGCTCTCCGGGACGCCGTTCGGGCCACAGAGCTCCCAACGGACGTCGAGTCGTCGATCGAGAGTCAGCTGGAACCGGACGTCTCGTACGTCGCCAGGTCGAGTGCGACGGCCGAGGACCTCCCGACGGCCTCCTTTGCGGGACAGCATAGCACGGTGCTCGAGGTGATTCCGCCCCGTCGGAGAGCATGA
- a CDS encoding CPBP family intramembrane glutamic endopeptidase yields the protein MDVSDRLAAIAPNPTNPYVFVIIYLGWAWFFWGLIVLSGESVWTFPNVLLFYIGGVSPTLGGIALTHRLGGWSGLRNLWDRTVNSRRISPRWYLICIFLQPAITVVAAGLVVLAGASEQPLNPSIALESLALFLTFTVLAGVVEEIGLTGYFVHRLLEFRGVVAVGVITGAVWAAWHVPLWLMEGYFGAATIDPDPFYFFGGTVFVQILYAWIYDNTAKSVLAAIIFHTMVNATGEILGPADVVQRYIFYITIVLCLLILIDERWITVSDIRDTIRHRG from the coding sequence ATGGACGTCAGTGACCGACTCGCTGCGATCGCACCGAATCCGACGAACCCCTACGTTTTCGTCATCATCTATCTCGGCTGGGCGTGGTTCTTCTGGGGACTCATCGTCCTGTCCGGGGAGAGCGTCTGGACGTTCCCGAACGTGCTGTTGTTCTACATCGGAGGAGTCAGCCCAACGCTGGGCGGCATCGCACTGACCCACCGGCTGGGAGGATGGTCGGGACTTCGAAATCTCTGGGACCGAACCGTCAACAGTCGTCGAATCAGTCCCAGATGGTACCTGATCTGCATTTTCCTCCAACCCGCGATCACGGTCGTTGCAGCCGGTCTCGTAGTACTCGCCGGTGCGTCGGAGCAGCCGTTGAATCCCTCGATAGCTCTGGAATCACTGGCGCTGTTCCTGACGTTCACGGTACTTGCAGGGGTGGTCGAAGAGATCGGATTGACCGGCTACTTCGTTCATCGATTGCTCGAGTTCCGGGGCGTCGTCGCGGTCGGCGTGATTACCGGAGCCGTGTGGGCGGCCTGGCACGTTCCCCTGTGGCTGATGGAGGGATACTTCGGCGCGGCCACGATCGATCCGGATCCGTTCTACTTCTTCGGTGGAACGGTGTTCGTGCAGATACTCTACGCGTGGATCTACGACAACACAGCCAAAAGCGTTCTCGCAGCGATCATCTTCCACACGATGGTGAACGCGACTGGAGAGATCCTTGGACCCGCAGACGTGGTACAACGATACATCTTCTACATCACGATCGTTCTCTGTTTGCTGATACTGATAGACGAGCGGTGGATCACTGTATCGGATATCCGGGATACGATCCGTCACAGGGGCTAG
- a CDS encoding type II CAAX endopeptidase family protein, with the protein MKADFQAFTRSHQVALFFVLTIAVSWTIYGVEFVVGPPPIALGVFGPVLAAAFLTWVTGGNLRQWVGQLFIWRVNGRWYLFVLVGFPIIFIGGSTAIYVALTGDTIAPGVLPERVWIALFFLAFQILTAGLGEELGWRGFALPRLQDQYNALTASLVIGFFWALWHLPLFFQPDSYQAQMGPVIYLIEGFTLSVLFTWVYNSTGGSVLIAALLHGVFNTTLVLYPHEGELDIAEFPYLMGVSRSVLMLVIAVLIVAVYGRKLTTRESIPDTEHAGGVPANQSSRSEVETDGRQ; encoded by the coding sequence ATGAAAGCGGATTTCCAAGCGTTTACTCGCTCACACCAGGTTGCGCTCTTTTTCGTCCTCACTATCGCGGTCTCGTGGACGATTTACGGTGTCGAATTCGTCGTTGGTCCCCCACCGATCGCGCTCGGTGTGTTCGGTCCGGTACTCGCTGCGGCATTCCTTACGTGGGTCACCGGCGGAAACCTTCGTCAGTGGGTCGGACAGCTATTCATCTGGCGGGTCAACGGCCGCTGGTACCTGTTCGTACTGGTTGGATTTCCTATTATCTTCATCGGCGGATCGACGGCCATATACGTCGCTCTGACCGGCGACACCATTGCTCCAGGAGTCCTCCCGGAGCGAGTTTGGATCGCTCTTTTCTTCCTTGCATTTCAGATCTTGACTGCGGGCCTCGGGGAAGAACTCGGCTGGCGTGGATTTGCCCTCCCCCGGCTTCAAGACCAGTACAACGCGTTGACAGCCAGCCTCGTCATCGGCTTTTTCTGGGCACTCTGGCACCTCCCGCTCTTCTTTCAGCCCGACTCGTATCAAGCGCAGATGGGACCGGTAATTTATCTGATAGAGGGGTTTACGCTCTCGGTACTGTTCACCTGGGTCTACAACAGTACCGGAGGGAGCGTGCTGATCGCGGCGCTGTTACACGGCGTCTTTAACACGACACTGGTGCTCTACCCGCACGAGGGGGAACTTGATATTGCCGAATTCCCGTACCTCATGGGTGTTTCGAGATCCGTCCTGATGCTGGTCATCGCAGTGCTCATCGTGGCCGTCTATGGCCGAAAGCTGACGACTCGAGAATCGATTCCCGACACGGAGCATGCAGGGGGTGTCCCGGCAAACCAGTCCAGTAGGTCCGAGGTGGAAACCGATGGACGTCAGTGA
- a CDS encoding ABC transporter permease codes for MWKYLTYATAIALTIHGVIHFLGIGVYFELIEMADLPYKTTLLGGAVDVGDAGIRVFAVLTAMAGVGFVASAVALVTGWRYWRAMLLAVTVFSLILTTLDWTVASAGALANLAILAGLLVMPRL; via the coding sequence ATGTGGAAATACCTCACATACGCCACAGCAATTGCACTTACAATCCACGGTGTCATTCACTTTCTCGGGATTGGAGTCTACTTCGAGCTAATCGAGATGGCTGACCTCCCGTACAAAACCACCTTGCTCGGCGGTGCCGTTGACGTAGGCGATGCCGGGATACGGGTCTTTGCCGTGTTGACCGCCATGGCCGGCGTTGGGTTCGTCGCTTCGGCTGTCGCGCTGGTAACTGGCTGGCGCTACTGGCGAGCAATGCTGCTCGCAGTTACCGTGTTTTCACTGATCCTCACCACGCTCGATTGGACTGTCGCCTCCGCGGGCGCTCTGGCGAATCTGGCGATTCTGGCTGGCCTTCTCGTGATGCCACGGTTGTGA